The nucleotide window CTTTGATTTTCTTGCGTACATCCTGCATGAGCCGGTTGGTGGCTTTAATCCAGCGGTTCAGTTCCCCTTTCTCGGTGCGGATGCCTTTTGCTTCCATCTGCCGGACGTTGGCTCCCTCATGGACAGTAGGTATCAGGTCAACCCCCTGCCGCACATAGGAGCGGTGGTCGATACGTACATCCAGCCCCTTTTCTTCAAACTTCCCATTGCATAACATGCTCCATGCTTCCCGCCAGCGTTCCAGCGTTTCCGGCTCGTGCCAGTCGGTGGTATGGACAGCGTTAAACACATAATCGCCGTTTTTATCCCGGACACGTTTTCCATCTTCATCAAGGATATATTCCCGCCGCTGTTTCTGTCCCCATGTACCATCGGGATTCAAGGGGCGCATAGTTGTCATTACATGAAAATGCGGGTTGGGGATACCGCCCTTTTCCTTGTCCGGGGTGTGAAAGGCAAGGTCGGCAATCATACCCTTTGCCACAAACTGCTCCTGCACAAATTTCCTCGCCAGCTCCATATTTTCTTCCAGCGTCAATTCATTCTGCATGGCAATGTCAAAGGAATAGGCAAGCTGGGCTTTGGGGTGCTTCTCGCATTTCTCCACGGCGTTCCAGAGGGCTGCCCGGTCAAGATATGCTTCCGGGGCATGGGGCGGCAGCATGATTTCCGAAGCAATCACACCGCCTTTTTTCGTGTAGTCGCTGACCTCTCCATAGTAGCTGCTGAAAAGACGCTCTCCGGCTCGGTAGGCTGCGCTGGCAATGGCACTCTGACCGGCACTGCGTTTTATCTGGTCGATTGAAAAATGATACAGTGCTATTCTTAGTCACCGCCTTTCTCCTGCGCTGTACTTCGGCTGTGGCTCTCCATAGCGGATTGAATGAGCTGCACCGATTGCGGTAGGTTCAGAAGATTATCCATCAGGGAATAAAATTCTGTTTCGGTCAGCTCCTTTGTCTGCGGCACAATGCTCTCAATGGCTGCCCTGTGGGTAATCAGCCGGTGTGTCCGCTGTTTTCGGGAGCCGCTTTCCAGATACGCCTGCCGGTTTTTCAGACGCTGCATTTTCCGTTTTTCCTGTTCCAGCAGAGCGGTGGTTTTTTCATATTTTCTTTTTAACTGTTCTAAAGATTTTCCCATGTTCTCACATCCTTTCTTTCAGATAAAGAAAGACCATCCGCAGACGGTCAGTATGTCGGTACTTCTATAAAACCCGATGAAAAGTGAAAGACGCAAAGCGGATTTCTCTTTTCGGCGGGTACACAGGGGATAGCCGCTTTAGCGGCGCAAGGTGGGTGTAGCCCCCTTGTCGGAGCGAAGCGAACGCAGACTTCCTCTGACTGCAAAAGCTGGCGGTCAGAGAAGCAGCTCCGCAGGACGCACGATACGGGTCTGAAAGATCTGTATAGAAGTGCGCCCTTAAGTTTTAAGGGATTTTAGGCTTCCTGCGCTGCGCCCACGAAAAGCCTGCCCGTTTCCGGGCTTCCCCTGAAAAAAATCAATCCTTTTCCCGGTCTGCCTTTCTAGCTGAACGTTTGGAAAGATACTTCGGGCAGTCAACCACAACCGCCCGGAAGCTCTGCTTACATTGGTGCTGGCATTTCCGGCACAGTTCGTTGTAAGTGATACGGCTGCGGTCATTTAAGAAGAAAGACCATTCCAGCCGCCGCTTGTTGCTCATTCTCGCCATAACCGGCTCCTTTCTCCGTTTCTATCCGCTGTACGCAGATAGTCGGTTTTAGTGTAGCGTTTCGGTATCATTTTCAAGGTTTTTTCCCTCTGTATGCGCCTTTGAGAAAGGCGGCAGTATTGCAGATAGGGAATGATACTTTCCCTTTATTTGTTGCTTCCCGGTACGGTTTCGAAGCCTTTTGCCATCCATTCAAAGAAAGCAATCTTACTGACCTTGATAAGTCTGCCCCTGCGGAACGCCGGAAAGCCGGGTGTGTGTACCAGCTCATAAGCGCTCACTCTTGAAATTCCCATAATCCGCTGGATGTCTGCCACATCCAGAACCAGCGGTAAATCATCATAGCTGCTCAATCTCTTTTTATCGTTCATTCTGTTCCTCCCATAAATCAAATAAGTTAAAATGCTTCCTGTTGCCGTTCTCCCCAAAAGCCGTTATCCTGCCCCATTCCTGCGGCGTTTCCCGGCATTGGTGCGCACGTCGTCGCAAGCTTTGTATCGTTCGTTTCCGCATATATGCGAAAACTCACTCACGCCGCTGCTCCTCCTTCCCCCACAAATCTATGATTTGCGGGGACCCCCGTTTAGCCCACTTCTCCTGCCGGTCATATCCCTTTTGGACGGTCATGCACTTGTCAAGATACTGCGTGGCACGAAATTACCAACCGCAATCATCATAACGGACTGTCCTTGACAAAACAATACTTCTGCGATACCATGAGTGTAACGGATATGATTGAATTATATAATTACCATAAGAAAAGGCAGGGGATAGGAATGGAAAACAAGTTTGTGCGGCATGAACCGTGTTTTGAGCGGATTTTGTTTGTCCTGACGCTGGACAGAAAGAAAATGAAAGAGCGGATTTTGATTGGGGAAGAACAGCAGATTCGCTTCCGGCTGGACGGGAGCAAATATGCAGAGGTGCTTTGTGATGTGACACGCCCGCTGGGAACTTTTCTGATAAATTTTGAGCAGGACACGGACAGGGAATGGAACTTATATGGGCTTTCTCCGCTGCGGCAAGCTCTCCACTCCAACCGGTGGAAACAGCCGGAGCTGGAACAGGCGGCAAGTGAATTTCTCTGGAAGAAATATCTTAGCAATGACCCTTTGAAAATGTATGTGGCGTTCCGTATCTGGAACAGCTATCTGCTTGCCAGAGAACCCCGTGACCGCAATGCTGCCTGTGACCGCTTCATGGACAAAATGAGCAGTCTGACAGGGGCATTCCATGACAGAGCCATGAGTTTTGATAAGGAGACAGGAAAACCGAAACGCTTTCAAGCTGGCAGTCTTTATTTCAAAGGCGCACCGTCCGAAGATACCCGGCTTGACCTTTGGTTTCCGGACAACCGGCGCACAGAGGAATGTGTGTCTGCCTATGCGTCCCTTTATCCGCTTATTACCTACTATCTGAACCGGCTAAATGACTGGGGGCTGTGCTTCCGACAGTGCAAGGTCTGCGGGAAATATTTTCTGGCAAAGAGCCAGCGGTATGAGCTGTGCAGCGACAAGTGCCGCAAGGCGCAGGCACTTCAAAACAAGCGGGAGTTTGACGAAAGAGCCAGAGAAAATAACTATGATTTGCTTTATAAAAATGAATGTCAGAACTGGCGCAACAAAATAAACCGGGCAAAGAATACCACCGGTTTTCCGGCTGACCGTCTGGAAAGAATACAGGCTGCCTTTGCTGATTTCAAGAAAGAAGCGTTGCAGAGAAAAAAGGCTGTGAAAACAGGAACAGCCAGCCCAAAAGAGTTTACGGACTGGCTGTATCAGCAGAGTAATGTAATTGTGGAGCTGACGGATTATTGAAGAATGTTCGTCAGCTTTATGGCAGTGCAAATTTATATCCGATGCCGGTAACGCTTTTAATATAATCAGGATCGCCCGGTTCTGTCTTTAACTTTTTTCGCAGATTGCATACATGGTTATTGATGGCTTTCCGGGAATAGTAGGTATAATCCTCATTCCAGACCAACTCCATGATAAGTTCATAAGTAAATACCCGTCCGGGATTCATAATGAGCAGGAGCAGGATGTCGAACTCTTTTACAGTCAGGGCGATTTCCTGCTCATGGACTATTACACGCCTGTATTCCAGACAGATGTATAAATAACCCTCACGAAACTCTGTGAGCGGAAGTTGTTGTTGCCATCTATGCTTTAAGCCGGAACACATGGTTTCAACTTTTATTTTCTCTGGACTTTCAAGAAGATACTGTGCAAGTTCTTTCCGTTGCCTTTCATCAAGCAGAAGTAGTAACTTTTCTCCAATCTGTCTACCGGATTCAGATATGTCAAATACAGCTAATTTCCCATTTATACCATCTCCTCATGATTATCCATTTGCGAACCAGGCGAAACTGTCAACGGCAATACTTATGTGCCGTTCATCTTGATCGTTGACTGGCTCGGCTGGCTTTGTTTTTTTTATAAAGAATCAAACTCGCAATCGTTGCAATTAGCTCCGTTACCACAAAAGTAAACCATACATAACGCAAACCTGCATAATGGAAAATCCACGCAAGGGGAACCAATAATACTATTTGCCTGAGAACCGTAATGAAAATACTTGCTTTTCCACGGTCAATTCCTTGAAAATAGACAGTAAACATCATTACCAAACCTGCCGGGATAAAACTTCCAGATATGATTCTCAAAGCAGGACACCCTATATGGATAATGGAATCACGGTCAGAAAATATGGACAGTAGCCGCTCCGGAATTGCCATAAAAATCACAACAGCAACAAACATAATTCCACAGGAAAAAAGTGTTGAATATTTTAATGTATCACGCACTCTTTCTTTTCTTCCAGCTCCATAGTTAAAACTGATAATTGGCAAAATCACTTGTTGTAACCCCATTAAGGGAATAAAGAAAAATGTCTGCAATTTGTAATAGATGCCCAGAACGGTGACAGCGTCCTCTGTAAATAGTTTCAGCATCAAATTCAAACCCGCAATATAAAGTGTGTATAAGGACTGCATGATAATAGATGGGATTCCCGCCCGGTAAATCTGAATACAGTTTTGGACTTGTACTTTCCCCTGAAAATGGTAAATCTGGCAAACCGCAGCGAAGGTAATCATCATTGCAACAATCTGCCCTGCGATTGTTGCAATGGCGGCTCCCGCAACGCCTAACTCCGGCATACCGAACATACCAAAAATCAGAATAGGGTCAAAGATTACATTGATAACTGCGCCTGTCACTTGGGCAATCATAGGGGTGACCATGTTTCCCTTAGCCTGCAAAATTTTTGTGCAATTTGATTCGATAAATAACCCGAAAGAGCCTACAAAAACAATTTGTGCATATTGGATTCCCTGTTCTTGTACAAGTGTTTGGTCTGATGAAACAGAATAATAACTTTTGATGAAAAGCAATCCCAAGAAAGCAAAAATCAAATAGTTCAAAAGCCCTAAAAACAATCCACTTTTTACAAAGTCCGTCTGTGATTTTGTTTCTCCCGTTCCGTCCATTCTTGAAATTAGAATGTTAATACCTGTTCCGGTTCCAGTTGCAAGAGCGGTCATTAAAAGCTGGATTGGGAAAATAATAGAGAGGGCGGTCAATCCGGCTTCTGAATACCGGGAAACAAAATAGCTGTCAACGATGTTATAAACTGATTGTATTAAGAGCGCCAGCATAACCGGCGGTGATAACTTCCATAACAACTTGACGATAGGTGTATCTTCCATGTTCCTCACATCCTTTCCGTAATATGATAGAGCATGGAGTTACTACACGGTCAAGCATTTTTTATTCGCTTTTTAAGTGCGCCTTAATTTCACAATAATAATCCGGAAGATAATCAAAAAGCTGCAATCCTACTTCTTCCGCAAAGATTATATCTACTTCCGCTTTATTTTCCCGCAACCAGTTTAATAGTGGGGAAAAGTCTGCCGTTTCATTCTTGATATGAAGAATGAACACGGCATATGCTCCAGCAGGAAGTGTAAACAAATTTTCCGGCGGAATATTTTGGTAATCGCTGTTTTCGATTTTTAAGTATTCCCGTTCTTTCACAAACTGTTTGTTGTCAATTTCCTGTAAATTCAGAACGTAGCCATACTTTTTCCTGATTGACGGTAACTGATACAATTCTTCTTTTACAACTTCCTGTAAATTTGCATGATATGACTTTGTATCGCGTTTCATGCTTCCAACAATAACCGTTTCCTCGCCAAATATTTTTTTATTAACCATACCATGTTGCTTTTGCTGTAAAATATTCTGGTTTTCTTTGCTATACCATAAAATGTCATTTGCCACCTGCTGATAATATGCACTTAGCCGCAATGCTTCGTCTCTGTACTCCATTAGAAGATTGACTATTTTTTCATTGTCCCTGAAAGACAAAATTTGCTTTACTTTTTCCAGTGGAATGCTTAGTTTACGACAAGTTGAGATAATATCTATTTGCCACAAATTCCAGCGTGAATAATACCTATATTGATTTTTAGAATCAATATAATCCGGTACAAGTATACCTGCTTTTTCATAAAAGTGGAGCGTATCTTTTGATAACCCTGTTATCTGACTGACTTCTCCGATTTGAAAATATCCATTTTTCATTGTATACCTCCATTTCTAAAAACAATTTGATTATATCATATAACAAAATGATGGAATAGCAGACAACTGTTCTTTGTTGTACGTTGCTTCTTTACTAACCAAGAGCGTTTGCTCTGATGCACATTCGCTGTATACGGCAAGCAGCGGCACTCCTGCTTAGGAATACCGCCGCTTGCATTTTCGTCTATTAAAACTCGTCACATCAAGGTTCTTTCAAAAATGGTGTAGTAGTGGTGTAGTAAACGCCTTTATCTGCCACAGAACCATTGATTTTACAGGCTTTTTCGGGACTTTTCAAGATACTGCCGTGGCAGACGAATCGTATTTTTATCATGTTCGCTTAACTCCTTATATCTTTGATTTTCCTTGATTTCATGGGCTTTTTACAACCTTGTATATTTTTCTGTTTTAGCAAAAGCCAGTATAAGTCAGCATGTTTTACCACTCAAAGTTTACTACTTTATATTTACAATCCCTCTGCACTTTGGATATCTGGAGCAACCATAAAACTCATTTCCTGCATTTGCTCCTTTTGTAGCTTTTCTTTTTACCATATGTGCGCCGCATCTGGGGCATATAATCGTATTGTCTGAGTCAGTTCCTTTTGTAACCACAGTATTCTCTGGAATTACTTCTGCTGGTTCTTCTGTTACAGCTTCAACTTTATTATCTGATTGTTCAACATTGACCAGACTTTCATACTTCGCAAAATAATTCTTTGGATTCTCCTGATGTTTTCCCAGAAACCATCTAGCAATTTCTTCCATGTGTTTTTCGCCGTTATCTTCAGCGCCACGTTCATTATTAACTCGCTTAATATATGTAATAAGTTGATCGGCGCGAATGATCTTGTCCTTCACTTCTTTTTTGGCATACCGTGAATTGAGAACCGTCTGTGGATTCGCCAATACAACCACGCTGCGGTAGTTTTGCTCGAAGTACCTTTCAAATAGGGTCTTTGTGACGATATTGCTTTTTGATTCACCTCGAACTGCCTTGATTACTTCCATATGGCGCTGATTCTGTGTGATTGGCGAGTAAATTCCCTCTTTTACATATCGATTGCCATATTTCATCGTACGAATAAAATCCCCAGCAGAATTCACTTCGATATCACCATATAAATTCTTACATTCAAGAACAAAACATCTCTTACGAGTAATGATCAAATAATCAATCTGTGCCGTGTATTCTCCATGTACAAGATATAGATCATGCAAAATAAACATCGGCATATGGCTGTTCTTAAGTTCAAATGCAATGCGATCCTCTCCTGCTTTTCCGGCCTGCAGGCATCGTATATCTTGTTGTATTTGTTTTTGTATATCTTCTGGAGCCTTTTCCAGCAAAGACTGTAACAGCTCGATTTCTTCAGCCGCATTGCTAGACTCCTTTAAAAATACTGGTTCCTTGTATTTATCAAATATTCCCATATGATTTTTCCTCAGCTTTGCCATAAACTTTTGTAATTAAATCTTCAATCACAATTTTTAATAGCCAGTTCATATCTGTCCCATATCACAAAAGAGAATCTATCATCACACTACATCTTTTCTTTTATTTTCTCAATCAGTTCAAGATCTGCCGGCAGCCAATTCACACTATTCAATTCCTCTTTTGAAAGCCACCTTGAAGCTTCGTGTTCCTTTAATACTAAATCACCAGAAATAATTTCAGCCCAATAACATTCCATTGACAAATGAAACGTCGGATAATCATATTCAACACAATCTATTTTTTTTCCTACTGAAATTTTTGTATCAAGCTCTTCTTGAATTTCCCGGACCAGTGCACATTCTGGCGTCTCTCCTATCTCGACCTTGCCTCCCGGAAACTCCCATCCATCTTTAAAATCACCATAGCCTCTTTGAGTTGCAAATATCTTTTTATTATCCTGTATGACTGCCGCTACCACTTTTACTGTCTTCATAGTCTGTTCCTTCCCCTAAATGTCTTCTATCCAATAATATATTGGTAAATATCGTCTCTCACCGGAGTGTCCAACGTCCATTCAATTTCAACTGCTGTTTTTGTTGTATTAATCATGCAAACCTCTTCAGCATTTCCAGATGCATACATACGTCCTAGATAATAGAATTCCTTCGAAATCTTATCATCCTTGTTTTTCCGGACAAACAAATGTACATCAATCCCCCTATCTTTTGCATGCAATAAGTTTTGCACGTCATCTGAATCCATTGTTCTGCCGGATTTAGATATGCCAATTAATGTATTCGCATTTATAAAATGATCTTCATATTTTGTACTTTCACTGATGTCATCTGATTTATCATAATTTATAAATACCGGAAATGTCTTAGTCTTTTTATCATATTTATATCCTCCAATGTTTAAAGGTACTTCATTACTTTCCCAATTCAGAATACGGCATACATCCTCGTATGTATATTTTTGATACAATACAAAATCCGTATCCTGATACTTCTTGCTAAAATTCCTATTATATCTGGAGATACCAAAATCAACTAATTCCTCAACAATATCATAAAAATCTTGATTTCTCAGCATTTCACTAAAGCTATCAGAAATCCCATACTCTGACCCTTCTTTCTTAATAAATATACAAGATGCATATGTCTTTTTGCCGGAACCGGTTGAAAATTCATTAGTCATGATATTTATAACATTTTTTTGAATACTTCTGTCCATGCCGATTCCATAGTCTTTCCGAAGACTCTTTTCTAATAACCCTAGGATTCCATGTTGATATTTTAAAAGACGCCTCAGCAATTCCAATTCATAAATCCGTTTACCTGATGCCAACTTTTTTGATATAAATTCTACTATTCTTTCTTCTTTTTCCGATAAACGTATGGTATACTCTTTTTCATATTTTACCAAAAACCTATAATATGAACCAAGGCTGTTATTATCAAAAACACGGCATATATCCATCTCTCCATATTTATCAAAATCTTTTAGAGCAGGAATTTTTCCTAGCTTATATTTCAAATAAGTATAATTTTCTTTTATCAGTTTTATATCGCTGAAATTTGCGGAATCTATCGCAGAAAATATTTGTTTACGGCTGATTTCATCAAAGTGTATCGTCGATACACCTGGAATCACTCGATCTCCTTCCATAACATATTTTCGAATATTATCTTTGTTATAGCTGCGGTCACCAGAAAGAGCAATCGGAATCAAGAAATTGTTTTTATAATTGCCGATAAAATCCAAAATGACAACAAAGTCTTTGTTTTTTGCCTTTCTAAGCCCTCTTCCCAGCTGCTGTACAAACACGATCGCAGATTGCGTGGGCCGAAGCATAATAACTTGATTAACTTCAGGTATATCAACACCTTCTGAAAAAATATCCACTGTAAATATGTAGTCCAAATAATCAGACGTTGGCATCATTTCTTTTGTAACACTCTGCACAAGACGTTCTATAACATTTTCTCTTCTTGCCTCATTATCTTCTCCAGTCAAAACCTCCGTTCGAAATCCTCGCTCATTAAATTTTTGAGAAAGCACCTTTGCCTCTTCTCTACGGCTGCAAAAAATCAAACCTTTAACACGTTCTCCGCTATAGCCATAATACTGTGCTTGTTCGATTATATAATTTACTCTGTCGTCACTTACCAAACGGTTAAAGCTGCGAAGTCCGGCAAAGGAATCCTCATCTCCGATAATCTCTCCATCAATGCTTAAATCTGTAATGCCAAAATAATGGAATGGACAAAGCAGGTCTTCCTCCAACGCTTGCTGCAATCGTATTTCATATGCAATGTTATGATCAAATATTTCATAAACATCAAACCGTTTAGTTTCTGGACTTGCTGTCATACCCAGCCAAAAATCTGGTTGAAAATAATTCATGATTTTTTGATAACTGCCCGCTCCAGAATGATGCGCTTCATCTAAGCAGATGACGGAAAATGCATCTTTGGGAAACTCATTTAGTATATTGTCTTTACTCATCATCTGCATAGTTGCAAAAATCAAATCTGATTCCTTTATATTTTTAATATTTCCAGAAGTATTTCCGGAAAGTAGTGCGTATCTATAGGCAGAACCATTAATACGTCGGTCACCAAATACTCTATGATAGCTGTCCAAAGCTTGTTTTGCAATTTGTTCTCTATGTACAAGAAACAATACCTTTCTCGGATTCATTTCCCGTAATGCAAAAGCCGAAGCATAAGTCTTACCAGTTCCTGTGGCAGATATCAGAAGTGCTTTATGCTCTTTTTTATCAATCAACTCTTTAATATTTTTCACAAATGCAATCTGCATAGCATTGGGCTGCAACTTATATTGCTCGAGAGAAACAGGAAATGCCTCCATTGCGATCTTTTTCTGCTTTTTGATCAATTCATATCTAATACGATAGCTTTCAATAAAATCATCATAACCCAAGCAGTGCTGGTCATTCCATAATAAATGGAACTCCCGCAGAATATCGCCTATCACTTCTCCCGACTCATACCCAACAAGCTTTGTATTCCACTCACGATTTATTTTCAGAGCACCTGCGGTCATATTGGCACTTCCAACAATTATTCGATATATTTCTTCCTTTTTGAAAATATATCCTTTTGTATGGAAGCCATCCTTATCTTCATTGCAGCAAAACATTTTCAATTCTATATTAGGCAAGGAACTTAGTTTATCCAGAGCCGCTGGGTCATTAAAGGCCAAATAATCCGTTGTAAGAATTTTTCCTTTAATTCCTTTTAGATTCAGTTCTTTGAATATCTGTAACAAAGGAGTTATTCCGCCCAGAGTAATAAACGCGACGCTAATAAAGAATTCTTCGCAATCACGAAGCTCTTGTTCAATAGAAGATATTACTCTCTTCCCTTGCCTGTAATCATTCGACACAAACTCCGGACGATAAGCAAGATTAGAATTGATGTTCTGGTTTAAAAATGCAGTTTCTAATCCACTCCGTAATTCACAAATATGTTTCATATCGCTGCTCCTTCATCTGCGTGTATAGTTATTATCTTTTATCGCAATACATCTATGTAATCTGTGCTCACTTCTATATTTTAGTATACCTTTTTATCAAAGCAACAGCAACGAAATTAAAATAATATCTCTTTTCAACATACACCCCCGAACATCTCAGAGCGCTCCGGCTTAAGCCGGAGCGCTCTGCAGTAAACAAAATATCAAGCCTATAAAACAGCGGTTAATACTACACCCTTCATTCTGTCAATGGGAATCTTTTATTTGCCATCTGTACGGCGACCGCGATGGCTTCCACCAGGCTTTCTTCATTGGCGCGCCCTTCGCCCGCTTTTCCAAAGGCTGTCCCGTGATCGACAGAAGTCCTTATGATGGGAAGCCCAATGGTGGAATTGACTCCCGACATGGCCGTATAGCGATTGTTCTCGTAGTCCATCTGAAAACCGGACAGCTTAAGAGGGATATGACCCTGGTCATGGTACATCGCCACCACTACATCATACTGGCCGGCCATGGCCTTTACAAACACCGT belongs to Qiania dongpingensis and includes:
- the mobQ gene encoding MobQ family relaxase — its product is MALYHFSIDQIKRSAGQSAIASAAYRAGERLFSSYYGEVSDYTKKGGVIASEIMLPPHAPEAYLDRAALWNAVEKCEKHPKAQLAYSFDIAMQNELTLEENMELARKFVQEQFVAKGMIADLAFHTPDKEKGGIPNPHFHVMTTMRPLNPDGTWGQKQRREYILDEDGKRVRDKNGDYVFNAVHTTDWHEPETLERWREAWSMLCNGKFEEKGLDVRIDHRSYVRQGVDLIPTVHEGANVRQMEAKGIRTEKGELNRWIKATNRLMQDVRKKIKALFGWMAEVKEELSKPQTPSLADLLIAYYDERNTGAWSNKARTGNLKQFAEAVNYLTENKLFTLEDLQERLSSVSGEFETLGGSMKEKSARMKELEELIRQGENYQRLKPVHTELNTIKFKKQREKFEEAHGADLRLFYAARRILKEKLDGEPIALKAWKQEYAQLKTEYAELSPQHKPLREEVIRLRQVQNAVDTALRHKEQPKDIQRKKQDMEL
- a CDS encoding DUF3847 domain-containing protein: MGKSLEQLKRKYEKTTALLEQEKRKMQRLKNRQAYLESGSRKQRTHRLITHRAAIESIVPQTKELTETEFYSLMDNLLNLPQSVQLIQSAMESHSRSTAQEKGGD
- a CDS encoding helix-turn-helix domain-containing protein, yielding MNDKKRLSSYDDLPLVLDVADIQRIMGISRVSAYELVHTPGFPAFRRGRLIKVSKIAFFEWMAKGFETVPGSNK
- a CDS encoding DUF6076 domain-containing protein → MENKFVRHEPCFERILFVLTLDRKKMKERILIGEEQQIRFRLDGSKYAEVLCDVTRPLGTFLINFEQDTDREWNLYGLSPLRQALHSNRWKQPELEQAASEFLWKKYLSNDPLKMYVAFRIWNSYLLAREPRDRNAACDRFMDKMSSLTGAFHDRAMSFDKETGKPKRFQAGSLYFKGAPSEDTRLDLWFPDNRRTEECVSAYASLYPLITYYLNRLNDWGLCFRQCKVCGKYFLAKSQRYELCSDKCRKAQALQNKREFDERARENNYDLLYKNECQNWRNKINRAKNTTGFPADRLERIQAAFADFKKEALQRKKAVKTGTASPKEFTDWLYQQSNVIVELTDY
- a CDS encoding winged helix-turn-helix domain-containing protein, with the translated sequence MCSGLKHRWQQQLPLTEFREGYLYICLEYRRVIVHEQEIALTVKEFDILLLLIMNPGRVFTYELIMELVWNEDYTYYSRKAINNHVCNLRKKLKTEPGDPDYIKSVTGIGYKFALP
- a CDS encoding MATE family efflux transporter, giving the protein MEDTPIVKLLWKLSPPVMLALLIQSVYNIVDSYFVSRYSEAGLTALSIIFPIQLLMTALATGTGTGINILISRMDGTGETKSQTDFVKSGLFLGLLNYLIFAFLGLLFIKSYYSVSSDQTLVQEQGIQYAQIVFVGSFGLFIESNCTKILQAKGNMVTPMIAQVTGAVINVIFDPILIFGMFGMPELGVAGAAIATIAGQIVAMMITFAAVCQIYHFQGKVQVQNCIQIYRAGIPSIIMQSLYTLYIAGLNLMLKLFTEDAVTVLGIYYKLQTFFFIPLMGLQQVILPIISFNYGAGRKERVRDTLKYSTLFSCGIMFVAVVIFMAIPERLLSIFSDRDSIIHIGCPALRIISGSFIPAGLVMMFTVYFQGIDRGKASIFITVLRQIVLLVPLAWIFHYAGLRYVWFTFVVTELIATIASLILYKKNKASRASQRSR
- a CDS encoding MerR family transcriptional regulator; this translates as MKNGYFQIGEVSQITGLSKDTLHFYEKAGILVPDYIDSKNQYRYYSRWNLWQIDIISTCRKLSIPLEKVKQILSFRDNEKIVNLLMEYRDEALRLSAYYQQVANDILWYSKENQNILQQKQHGMVNKKIFGEETVIVGSMKRDTKSYHANLQEVVKEELYQLPSIRKKYGYVLNLQEIDNKQFVKEREYLKIENSDYQNIPPENLFTLPAGAYAVFILHIKNETADFSPLLNWLRENKAEVDIIFAEEVGLQLFDYLPDYYCEIKAHLKSE
- a CDS encoding NERD domain-containing protein, translated to MGIFDKYKEPVFLKESSNAAEEIELLQSLLEKAPEDIQKQIQQDIRCLQAGKAGEDRIAFELKNSHMPMFILHDLYLVHGEYTAQIDYLIITRKRCFVLECKNLYGDIEVNSAGDFIRTMKYGNRYVKEGIYSPITQNQRHMEVIKAVRGESKSNIVTKTLFERYFEQNYRSVVVLANPQTVLNSRYAKKEVKDKIIRADQLITYIKRVNNERGAEDNGEKHMEEIARWFLGKHQENPKNYFAKYESLVNVEQSDNKVEAVTEEPAEVIPENTVVTKGTDSDNTIICPRCGAHMVKRKATKGANAGNEFYGCSRYPKCRGIVNIK
- a CDS encoding (deoxy)nucleoside triphosphate pyrophosphohydrolase, translating into MKTVKVVAAVIQDNKKIFATQRGYGDFKDGWEFPGGKVEIGETPECALVREIQEELDTKISVGKKIDCVEYDYPTFHLSMECYWAEIISGDLVLKEHEASRWLSKEELNSVNWLPADLELIEKIKEKM
- a CDS encoding DUF3427 domain-containing protein, giving the protein MKHICELRSGLETAFLNQNINSNLAYRPEFVSNDYRQGKRVISSIEQELRDCEEFFISVAFITLGGITPLLQIFKELNLKGIKGKILTTDYLAFNDPAALDKLSSLPNIELKMFCCNEDKDGFHTKGYIFKKEEIYRIIVGSANMTAGALKINREWNTKLVGYESGEVIGDILREFHLLWNDQHCLGYDDFIESYRIRYELIKKQKKIAMEAFPVSLEQYKLQPNAMQIAFVKNIKELIDKKEHKALLISATGTGKTYASAFALREMNPRKVLFLVHREQIAKQALDSYHRVFGDRRINGSAYRYALLSGNTSGNIKNIKESDLIFATMQMMSKDNILNEFPKDAFSVICLDEAHHSGAGSYQKIMNYFQPDFWLGMTASPETKRFDVYEIFDHNIAYEIRLQQALEEDLLCPFHYFGITDLSIDGEIIGDEDSFAGLRSFNRLVSDDRVNYIIEQAQYYGYSGERVKGLIFCSRREEAKVLSQKFNERGFRTEVLTGEDNEARRENVIERLVQSVTKEMMPTSDYLDYIFTVDIFSEGVDIPEVNQVIMLRPTQSAIVFVQQLGRGLRKAKNKDFVVILDFIGNYKNNFLIPIALSGDRSYNKDNIRKYVMEGDRVIPGVSTIHFDEISRKQIFSAIDSANFSDIKLIKENYTYLKYKLGKIPALKDFDKYGEMDICRVFDNNSLGSYYRFLVKYEKEYTIRLSEKEERIVEFISKKLASGKRIYELELLRRLLKYQHGILGLLEKSLRKDYGIGMDRSIQKNVINIMTNEFSTGSGKKTYASCIFIKKEGSEYGISDSFSEMLRNQDFYDIVEELVDFGISRYNRNFSKKYQDTDFVLYQKYTYEDVCRILNWESNEVPLNIGGYKYDKKTKTFPVFINYDKSDDISESTKYEDHFINANTLIGISKSGRTMDSDDVQNLLHAKDRGIDVHLFVRKNKDDKISKEFYYLGRMYASGNAEEVCMINTTKTAVEIEWTLDTPVRDDIYQYIIG